Below is a window of Gemmatimonadota bacterium DNA.
CCGCTTTACGGCCCCACGGAAGCCTGCGCAAGGCGTTTCCGACCGTCCCATGGCGACTCTCCATGGGTTGATACCAAGGAGTGGAGGGTCCTTCCAGGATCGCCCGGTCCATCCCTTCCATGACTTGGAATCCCGCGGCTTCGAGCGCGTGATTCACTTCCCCGAAGGTGGCGATGTCCTTCAGCGCAATGCCGCGCATGAGATCCTCCTTGATGGCCCGATGCCGGTCGTCCTTCGGATCGAACTTGCCCGTCAGGCACATTTCCTGCCCCCAGAACAGGGCACCGGGTTTTAGCACGCGGAATACCTCTCCGAAGGCGCGTTGCTTGTCTGGTGCATGGCACGTTGACTCTATGGCATAACCCCGGTCAAAGGTGTCGTCCTCAATGGTGCTCATGTCCATGAAGCTGCACGTCTCGAAATCGACCATGTGATCAAGCCCCGCCTCGGCGTTCAACCTCTTCGCCTCTTCCAACTGGATCTCATTGATGTTGATTCCTACAACCCTGACACCAGCCTCACGGACGACGCGGCGCATGGGGGCGCCGACTCCACAACCAACGTCGACCACCGTCATACCCTGTTGTAGCTCCAACTTGGAAATCATCAGCCGCTGATGCCGGACCTTGGACTCCTCCAGACTCTCATGAGGCGTGAGGGGCGCGAAGTGCAGGGACTGGCCCCAGCCCCACACCATGAACCCGCTACAAAGGTCGTAATAGTCTTTCACTGTTTCCGTGTGATCGTACCCGCCCGCGCCACCGGGCTCCAGCACCGCCCGGTCGAGCCAGCCGTCGAAGTGCTGCACTCGACGTGCGACGCCCGATCCCCGGTACGCATCTCTCAGCTCTCTTGACAGTTTGCACAGCCGCATTTCGTGGTGTTTTCCCCCGGCTCCACAAGGAGCCAAGTCGTCAGGTGAACAGCTCCCGTCTCTGCTGGGAGATGCGGAACTTCAGCTTCTTGCTCGGTTTCAGCGACGGGAACGGACTGAAACGGAGCTTGTGCTTGTACTTCGCCGGCGACACCTCAATCGTGAAGTAGTGCGCCAGCATCAGCAAGTTGGCCGCCAGGTGCAGCTCCATCCACCGGGTGCCGAGACACTTATGCGTGCCCAGCCCGTACGGGGCGTACCCGGGGCTTCGGTGTTCATGGCGCGACGGCAGGTAGCGGTCGATGTCGAACTTGTAGGGGTCGGGAAAGACCTCGCTCATGTAATGCGTGGCGGTCATGGCGATGTGGATCCGTTCCCCCATGGGCAGCTCGTAGTCCTCGACCACACACGTATTCATCACGTTTCGAATGGACATGGAGACGATCGGGTACATGCGCATGCACTCCATGAGGAAGCGGTGGGTAACGTCAATGTTGGCGGGGGTGAAATCCTCTCTCTCGGGGTCTCCCTTGGCGAACAGGGCATCTGCTTCGGCCTGGATTCTGGCGTAGAGGTCGGGCTGCGACGCCATGGCGTAGACTACGAGGCTAAACGTATCGCCGAGGTACACGCTGGCAATCAAGGCCGCGGAAAAGGAGAACAGCAGGTTGGACTCCGGGAGAAACTGCGGGTCGCTCGCGTGCAGGCTGAGGTAATCGTCCACCAGGTCCCGTGGGCTGTCCGCCCTTTGGGCGGGGGTATGGATGTCCTGGACCCGCTGCATCAGTGTGTCCAAGACTTTCGCCCGGCGTCTCATGCCCGGGGTGTTCAGCGTGAATCTGGGCAGGAGCTTGGCGACGTGCACGCTGAGGGCCCGTTCCTTGTACGCCATCAGGTCGTCCATGAGGTCCTGGGTATCGACGCCGATGAATAGTGGGGAGAGCTGGGCGTTCACCATCTCCCGGCACATGGACGTGGCGCGGTATGAGTCCCCAACCGTCAAGCTCGCCATGTACTTGCGCCCCCGATTGTAGAGCTGGTCCAGCTGTCCTCCCAGCCTCGCGGCAGAATAGGCGGGCGATAGGGACTTGCGAAGCCGGAAGTGATCGGCTCCGTCTAGGGCGGGCAGGACGCCGGACGCGCCGTAGACCTTCTCGAAGTCGCTGAAGTAGTCCCTGGCTCTCAGGTACATGCGCCCGCGCTTGTGCACCCAGCGGTTTGTCTCGAGTCCGGCCAGGAAGATCATGGGCTTCGAGAAGGGAGGGCGGATCTGGAACACCGGACCGTACTCCTCCGCAAGGTTCCCGAAGAGCGCGTTCAGGTTGCCGTCTCGACTATGCGGGTTCAGCAGCAGCTTGGGCAGCGAAACCGTCGGAATCTTCCTGGCAAGGGCAGGACGTCGAAGGGCTGGGCCGGCGAGGTTCTGAGAGACCGCAGAGGCGAGGGAGCGGCCGATCAGGTCCATCTTGCAGATGAACTCGATGCGCTCCTCCGCCTCGTCGTCGAGCTGGAATATGAAACGAAAGACGTCGCAGGTATTGACGAGGCAGATAATGATGACATCTCTCGGATCGGGAATCTCGTCGGTGAAGATGACCCTGCTGATCCGCGTTTTTATGAACTGGCCTGCAGTGCCCTCTTCCGACTTGCTGGACAGTTCTCCACGCCAGACGGTAGGAGCCAGTGTCCAGAATTCACCGTCGTGATATTCCAGGATCTTCAGGTCAACCAGGCGGTCCAGAACCGAATCAATGATCGATTCCGCACGGGGAGCGAGCCGTTCGATCCAGTACTGGGCGTTCCGTTGAACAGATTCGGCTGCGATTTCTTTCAGAATGGAGTCTAGAGCAGGTCTCCCCGTTTCTGTCTCGTCCACGAGTAACAGGGATTCCATGTCCGTGTCGATGCGCGATCTGAGTGAAAGCTCCGCGAGCACGGCACCGACCACGGCGCAGTTCAAATGCCAGCCGGGGACCTGGTGAAAGTAGCCAGTCTCCTCGTTGAGGAGCATCAGGATGAGCTCTTCGGTGAGACTTAGCGATTGGGTCGTCAAACCCTCGGTAGTATTAGCCATAGCCTCGGCCTCCTTGCATTACTTCAATACCATAAGGCACTTGCCCTTACTGTACTTATGGCAAATATAAATAAATACAAATATTTGGTCAAGGGAAGGCAAGTCTTATTCTCATTTGAAACAGTGGAACTGGTCTGCTACGTAGCTGAGACCGACCGCAGGTCGGAGAGATTGCTATCTCGTATTACTGCGCAGAGAAATCAGACGCAGATGGATGGTGTAAAGTGCGGGAACGATCATCATAAGTATGGCAGTGGTAATGAGAATGCCGAAACCGAGAGACGCGGCAAAGGGGATCAGGAACTGGGCTTGGATGGCACGTTCCAGAATAAGGGGAGTGAAGCCGAGGAACGTAGTCACGGAAGTGAGCATAATTGGGCGAAATCGCCCTTTTGCGCCCTCTATGATTGCAGTTTGCGCCGGCATGCCTTCCTCGAGTTCCTGATTGATGAAATCGATCATGACCAGGGAATCGTTCACGACCACCCCACTCAGGCCGAAGATACCCATGAAAGATACGGCACTCAGGGCTACTCCCAGGACCCAGTGACCCAGGATCACTCCGATGAACCCGAAGGGGATGACGGCCATGATGATGAACGGCTTTGTATAGGATCGGAGGGGGATGGCGAGCAGCGCGAAGATCAGGAGCATGGCAATCGCAAATCCGCGATACAGCGCATCCAGGGATTCGAGCTGCTGTTGTTGTTCCCCTCCGAAGCTGTATGTCAGGTCCGGGTGCAGGGCGGTCAGATTCGCGAGGATCGAATTGGCCAGGATGTCGTTGGCTTCGTCGCCTGAAATCACCGAAGCATCCACGTCCGCAGTGACCGTGACGACGCGCTGGCCGTCCTTCCGTCGAATGGCTGGCGGCGACATGCCCGAGTGCAGCGAGGCCACACTGATAACCGGGACCTCGGCACCACTCGGAGTACGGAGCAGGTACCCCTCGACATCGGTGATGGATTTTCGTTCACCGGAGGGCAGGCGCACATAGACCCGGACCTCTTCCCGGTCGCGCTGCACCCGAACGGCCTCTGTGCCGAAGAACGCCGCCCGTGCCTGCCCGGCCAGGTCGTGGAGTGTGATACCGAGGGTTCGCGCTTCCGGCCGCAGCTCCAGTTGAACCTCCGGGATGCCCGGGGAGTGGTCCGAACGTATGTCATAGACGCCTCCCACTCCACGGAGACCATCGACCACGGAGTCTGCAATCCGGGCAAGGCGCTCCGGGTCCGGATGCGACAACACGGCCTCCACCGGGTTGCCCAAGTCAAAGACCTCGCCGCTGAAGGTGATGCCGCGTACGTAGGGCAGCACACCCACCTCCTCCCGCCATGCCTGCACGACCTCTCCGGTGGAGATTTCTCTCTGTTGGGCGCCCAGGAGTTTGAACTCAATGGTGGCGATGTTGGCTTGCGGATTGAGGGTCGGCTCCGGATTGAGTCCGCCCCCGAGTCTCGAGCCCTGTCCGACGGTCACCGTTACGCCGGTCAGCAGCGGTGGCGCATCCCCGGGCCGGCCGCGCGAGAGTCGTTCGATGACCCGGTGGCCTGCGGCCTCCAGTTCCTGCGCCACTTCGTACGTCCTCGGAGCGGTCGCCCCATCGGGCATCTCCAGGACGACCGTCGCGATATCCCCCTCCACGTCAGCGGCCAGCGTGGTAGGAACGATCCCCGCGGGCAACAGGGAGATGCTCAGCACGAGCATTCCCACAGCCCCCGACATCGTCACCGCGGGCTGGTCGGTGGCGAACTGCAGGGCCCGATCCAGCGGGCCTTGGACGAACCTGTTCAGCAGCGCGTCAACGCGCCCCTGGAGCCGCGCGAAGAACCGGTCGAAGGCATTGGCCGGCACCCACTCCGGGCCGTGCAGGTGGGACAGGTGGTTGGGCAGCACGAACAGCGATTCGACCAGGGAAACCAGCAGCATGGCGATCATGATGATCGGCAGGGCCCGCCACACCTCACCGACGCCGCCGGGAATGAACAGCAACGGGACGAAGGCCACCACCGACGTCAGAACTGCGAACGTCAACGGCACCTTGATCCGCCGTACGCCGCGGATCGCGGCCGTGACCCCGGGTGTTCCCCGCTTGCGTTCGTAGTGGATGTACTCGGCTACGACGATGGCATCGTCGACGATGATTCCTATGGCGAGGACAAAGGAGAACAGGCTGATGGTGTTGATCGCCACGTCGAATGCCATCATGATGGCGAGGGCCCCGATTCCCGAAACGGCGAGGCCCACGGCGACCCAAAGCGCGAGCCGGATTTCGAGAAACAGGCTGAGTGCGATCAGCACCAGCAACAGGCCCAGGATCCCGTTCTTGAGGAGAAGATCGGCGCGTTCCTCATAGACCTGGGATTCGTCATTCCACATGGTGACGCCCACACCGTCCGGCAGGGAAGGGATCACTTCGTTTGCCAGGTGCTGTCGGACGGTCGTGGCGACATCCATCACTTGCTCACCATCGGCGCGGTAGATCTCCACGAATACCCCGGGATGGTTCTGGTGCCGGATGATCAGGTCGGCTTCCTGAAAACCGTCGCGAACCTCGGCGATATCTCCAAGGCGCAGGACCGTGCCGTCACGACCGCTGAGAAGGAGGATCTCCTCGAAGTCCTGTTGGTCGTAGTTCTGGCCGAGGGTGCGGACCCGCACCTGGGATTCCCGGGTATTGATACTGCCGGCAGATAAGTCCAGGGAACTGCGACGAATGGTGTTGGCTATGTCGGTGAGTGTGAGTCCGAGTGCTCTTAGCCGATGAAGCGGTACCTCGATAGAGATCTCGTATTTCCGAATACCACTGACTTCGACCTGGGACACGGAGGGAAGTGTTGTGAGTTCATCTTCGATCTGGTACGCCAATTCTTTCAGCGAGCGCTCAGGTACATCGCCATATACAATGAGCCGCATCATGCTCATGCGGTTGGTCATCTCCCTGAAACTGGGACGATCGGCACCGGCCGGGAAAGACTGTATGCGATTGACCGCAGACTCGATATCGTTCAGCGCCTGGACCATGTCCGTACCGAAATCCATTTGAATCCGTACGGATGCCATACCCGGGGCCGATACGGACTTGACCGCCTTCACGTCATCCACCCCGCTGACCTGGTCTTCGATCTTGACGACGATCGACTCCTCGATCTCCTCCGGTGTGGCGCCGGGATAGGCCATCGACACTTCGATATGGTAGAAAGGGGTGGTCGGCCACGCTTCCCGGTCGAGTCCGGTCAGCGACACCAGCCCGGCGGCGATAATAGCCCACATCAATAGATTGGCGGCTATACTGTTACCAGCCATATAAGCTATGGGACCACGCTGTTCCCGTGCGGAACCATCTTCCCGATTCATGGGGCACCTCCGATCCGCACCACCATGCCTTCAGTAGCGATCTGAATCCCGCCTATGACGACCGCCTGGCTGGCTTTCAGCGTGCCGGTTACGAACACCTTATCATCGGAACGCTGAAGGACGCGCACCGGGACGATGGTCAATAGTGTGTCATCGCGCACTGCCCAGACCTCGTTGCCCGGTCTGAGTGCTGATCGCCGCAGGATGAAGTACTGGTCTGGGATGATTCCCTCAATTCGCACTTCTGCGAATTTGCCCACGAGAAGGGGCGGGCCAGGATCTGCGCCTGCCCCTTCGACTGGGGTGCCGCTTGTAAAAGGATTCGGGACGCGTACGATGACGTTGATGGTGCGCGTCTGTTCGTCCAGGGATGCCTCTGCTCGATCTACATAGCCCTCCCAGGCATAGCTCCCGTCGCCGTATTCAGCTATGACACGAGCCTTGACCTGCCTATCTCCGTCGCCCGCTTCCAGCCTCCAAAGGCCGGGAATAAGGGCCGCATTGGCATCGGAGAGGGGAACTACCACCTCTACTGCGTCGGTCGCGTAAAGTCGCCCCACGCTCTGACCGGCTACCACGAACTGCCCCACATCTATCGATTCTGTCTGCACGACGCCTCTGAAAGGCGCGCGGACTTTTGTGCGTGCCAAAGCCAACTCGGCATCGGCGAGCACAGCACTATCTCTGGCCACCGAGGCGCGGGCTGCCTCGAGTTGAGGCTCCCACAGCGCAAGGGGATTGGCTTTGGCTATATCCGTTTGGTCACGTCTGAACTGCGCGTACTCAGCGCGTGCGATCTGGGCTTCTTCATTCGCCCGGAGGAGTGCGACATGCTGCGCGGCCACGTTGGCGCGGGCTTGCTGAACTCTGTTGCGGTAGTCGGCGTCATCAATGCGGAAGAGTATCTGCCCTTTTCGGACTCGTCCGCCACTCTGAAAGGCCGGATCTACCCAAACAACCTTACCATTGATTTCGGCAGCGACATCTATCTTTGCAACAGGTCGAACCGTCCCGGCCCCGTACACGGGAATTGCACCGGTGCCGACCACCGCGGAAGCCGTGACTGCGAATGGTGCCCGGGAAGTAAGAGGTCGGATTTCTGGCTCGGGTCTCAGCCAGACCATAAGGTAGGCAACAATCGTGGATATGAGAAGGATGGCACTGGCCAGGAGTAAGCTTTTTCCTCGGTTCATCTCTTTTCTCTTTCAGTTCAGGCTGATGGGAATCATCAGTCGCCCTGCGAGTAGAATCGGGATGGATCAGGTGATCCCGTGAACTACCATTTTCGTCGAGAATCCTGTCCAAAAATACGAATATCTCTCATAAAATACAAGCCGTTTGGCTTATTTTGTTCCTATTAGAGGCTGGGAAAACCAGTCCTCAGCCTCCGACTTTCCTAATCTTTCACCTTGCACACATGCCGCAAATAGGTTATAAATGGTATAGGCGTTTTTAGCATTGGAGGGTAGTGTGCGGGCATTGATTCAGCGGGTATGCAGGGCAACGGTTCGCGTTGAAGAACAGGTCGTTGGTCAAATTGACCGCGGTCTTTTGATTTTGCTGGGTATTAGCGATACCGATGGTCTTTCAGATATGGAATATGTTGCCGAGAAATGTGTAAATTTGAGAATTTTTGAAGACGATCAGGGCAAAATGAACAGATCCTTGCTCGACACAGGCGGGCAGGCGCTGGTAGTTTCGCAATTTACCCTGCACGCCGATACCCGCAAAGGTCGCCGCCCGAGTTTTAATCGGGCAGCTCCGCCAGATATTGCCAACTCCATATACGAGCAATTTGTCCAGCGCCTCCGCACCTTTGGCATTTACACTGAAACCGGCGTTTTTGGCGCATATATGCAGGTCGAAATTCACAACACTGGTCCCGTTACATTGATGATTGACTCAGAGATATGAAGAAACTGATTCTCGCTTCTGCCTCACCCAGGCGTGCGAGTTTATTGCGCTTGTTGGATATTCCGTTTGAGATCGCGCCGAGCAATGTCAATGAGGCTCTGGATACCATCTTGTCACCTGCCGAACACGTGCGGGAAATCGCACAGCGGAAAACAAAGGCGGTTGTCCATCGTTTTGACCACGCGCTCGTTTTGGGAGCCGATACAGTTGTGGTATTGGAAGATGCAATTTTCGGGAAACCGAATGACGCTAAACACGCCGAAGACATGCTGGCACGACTTTCGGGAAAAACCCATCAGGTCTATACAGGGTTGACTCTCACAGATACGGAAACCGGACTGACTCTCACAGAAGTTGCTACTACCTACGTCACCATGCGCGTGCTATCATCGGAGGATATCGCACGCTATGTCGCCACTGGGGATTCTATGGACAAAGCCGGTGCTTATGGCGCGCAGGGGCGTGCATCTGCATTTATTCAATCTATATCTGGTTGCTTCTACAATGTGGTGGGCTTGCCGCTTGCGTGCTTTTGGAGCCTTTATCATCGTCTGGTCGGGCAATCGCTTTGGACGATCATACCCGAAAATAGTGATGCGATAGACATTTAAAAATACAACGAAAAATACAACTATCCATGTCAGATCAAAAACAAGAAATTGCTGAGTTACTCAAAACGCAGCGCGAGAATCTGGGTCTGAGTATCGGCGATATTTACGAACACACGCGGATCAATCCCGAGTTTATCAAGGTGCTTGAAGCGGGCCAATTCGATTTATTGCCCGTAGCTTATGCGCGTTTATTTCTCAAAACTTATGCACAAGCACTCAATCTCAATGTTCGGGACATCCTTATTCTCTTTGATAGAAGCGTTGTACTGCCGCGTGAGCGGGCCACAGCACTACCCTCTCCAGAACGCGGGATAAATCGCAGCGCAATATTTATCTCGTTGCTCGCATTCGCGGTGATTGCAGTGGTGATCCTCTTTCTCAACTCGCGTGAAGAAGCACCGCTCACAGCCCCCCTCGATACAACCACACCACCTCTTCCAATACCAGATAGCACGGAATCAGTTATCTCAACCGAACAAATAAGCATTTCCGAAGAGGAGATGTCGCCTGGAATGCAGGATAGCGCGAGATCCGGACAGGAGATGCAACTGCGAGACAGCACACAGTCCGTTATGCCATCCCTATCGGAAAACCAGATGATGCCATCTGCCCAGACTACGGGTATTGTGGCAGAGACGCCAGCCTCTCAACCCGCACCTGTTGTGCTCAGCACATATAATTTGCCTATTCACGGCGTCATTGCCGAAGGAGAAATCATGATTCTTTCCGGCGTTGCAAGAGAAAACGCGCATCTATCCGTTACTGCTGATGACCGCGGGGTTTTTGCAGGAGTGCTTCCTGTAGGACGGCAGCAACGCTGGCTGGCACATGACCGCTTTCAAGTGGAGATACAACGAGCCAGCTCGATTTCGCTTTCACTGCAGGACCAGCCTCTCGAAGTTGTCAGCCCACCCGATCGCGGTCTTCGCCTGACTATTTTTCGCACCCTCATCAAAGTCGAAGAACTCGGCGACACGCCCTCTGGCCCACAGATAGGCCGATAGTTTTTATGGCGCACCCTTTCGCACAAATCGTTCCCCTGGGCACATCCCTCGATACATTTACCTACCGCATTCCCGACGATCTCCAGAACGATCTCCAAACGGGCTACCGCGTCCTTGTCCCTTTTGGAGAACGCTGGGTTACGGGTATTGTCGTCGGCTTTTGCGAAACGTGCGATCTGCCCTCCAATCGCGTCAAGACCATTGCCCAAATCCTGGATTCACATCCTCTTGTGACACCGTCGATGCTCGAATTGTGCAAGTGGATGGCCTGGTATTATCTGTGCAGTCTCTCGGAGGTCATCTCTGCGGCTCTTCCATCGGGTATTCACCTGGATAGTGGGCAGCATTTTGCCCTTGAAAAAAACTTTGACGACGCGATCAGTCGCCTGCTTTCGCCGCGTCAGCGCGAGGTCGTCACTGTATTGGGCGAACTCGGTTCGGCATCGATGCGACAACTTCAAAAACGACTTGGAAAACAGGGCGTACAGCCCGCGATATACGGCCTTTTGAGGCGGGGTGTTCTGGTCGCGTTTCAAAAGATGTCAGCACCTAAAGTAAAAACCAAGACCCAGCGTGCAGTGGCACTTGTGCCCGATGATTCGCGCTGGTTTGACCTGGAATTGCCCACACTGGAAAAACGCGCACCCCGCCAGGCGCAGTGTATTCGCCTTCTGCGTTCGGCAAATCGCCCCCTGTTGACCGCACAGCTGTCCGCAGAAGGGATTTCATCGGGCGTACTGAGAGAAATGGCCAAGCGCAATTTGATCTGTTTTATTAATCGCGAAGTAGTGCGCGACCCTTATGCCGACACCGATCTTCCTCCGCCAGAGGATGTAACGCTCACGCCCCATCAAGCGCGGGCTATCCAGGCGATTGGACAAAGCATTGATGAAAACGCCTTTCAGGTTCACCTTTTGCGCGGGGTGACGGGTAGCGGAAAAACACTGGTTTATATTCGGGCGGTTGCACACGCACTCGCATCGGGAAAAGGCGCGATTGTTCTGGTGCCGGAAATCACTCTGACGCCGCAGACCGTCCGTCGCTTTCGCGCCCATTTTGGCGATCGCGTCGCGGTTTTGCACAGTGCATTGTCCCCTGGTGAACGCTACGATGCCTGGCGCGAGGTTCGCAGGGGAAAACGCGCCGTTGTTATTGGTGCGCGCTCAGCTATTTTTGCACCTGTCGAAAATCTGGGCCTTATCATCATCGACGAAGAACACGATGGTTCTTACAAACAAGACGATCCCGCACCTCGTTACAATGCGCGGGATGTCGCTGTGATGCGCGCCCATCTGCAAAATCTGCCCATTGTTCTGGGCTCGGCAACCCCTTCTCTCGAGTCGCATCACAATGCACAGACGGGAAAATTCAGCACTTTAATATTGCCAGAGCGCATCGACAATCGTCCATTGCCCACTGTCACACTCGTGGATATGCGGCACGAAGGTGGCAGTTTGTTTTCTCGCCCGCTTCGGGAAAAGATGCGCGAACGCATTGAAAAGGGCGAACGCACCATTTTGCTTCAAAACCGGCGCGGGTACGCGCCTGCGGTTCAATGCGCCGACTGTGGGGAAAGTTTCCAGTGCGATCACTGTCAGGTTACCCTGACTTATCACGCGACCCGACGCCTGATGCTCTGTCATTATTGCGGTTATATTGAGCCATCCCCCTCGGCGTGTCCGTCGTGTAACAGCAGCAATTTTCATTTGCTGGGCGTGGGGACACAGCGCGTTGAAGAGACCCTCGAAGCGCAATTTCCCGGTGTGCGCGTTTTGCGAATGGATGTGGATACCACGCGCCGCAAGGGCGCGCATGACCGCATACTCAGTCGCTTTTCCCGAGGCGAGGCCGATATTTTGCTCGGTACGCAGATGATCGCCAAGGGGCTCGATTTTCCCGGTGTGACACTCGTCGGCGTTATTTCTGCGGATACGAGTATCCATTTGCCGGATTTTCGCGCCAGCGAACGCACATTCCAATTGCTGACTCAGGTCAGTGGGCGCGCCGGACGAGGCGAGATTCCGGGGGAAGTCGTTATTCAAACTTATATGCCCGATGGCGAGGCCGTGCAATGCGCACAGTGCCACGATTTTGAAGCTTTTGCACAGCGCGAACTCAGTGCGCGTCAAAGTCTGGGTTACCCGCCCTTTGGACGCGTGGTGCTTTTGCTCTTTAAGGGCAAAGATGAACACGAAGTCGCACGCGCGGCTGGCATAATCGCTCAGGCTTTGCGCGAACAAACACCCCCCGATGTTGAAATTCTGGGTCCTGTACAGGCTCCTCTCGCACGTATCCAGAGCACCTATCGCTGGCAGGTTTTGCTCAAGTCCGATTCGCACAGCCATCTCAATGCCGCCGCCCGCAATGCCGCCGCGCAATTTGCTCCTAATAAACGCCGATCTCGCGGTGTGACTCTGGCGATCAATGTCGATCCGATGTCGATGCTTTGAGCGGTGAATTATGTTCTCTCGAATCAAATCTCTCGCGCAACACACGGCGGTCTATGGCATGGGCGACCTGCTCGGTCGCGCAGTGTCCATTTTGCTCGTGCCCATCTATGCCAGACATCTCACGCCTGCGGATAATGGCATTTTGTCTCTGGCATTTGCATTTATCGGATTTAGCGCGGTTTTTTATTCCCTCGGTCTCAATCCCGCGCTGATCCGTCTCTTATCTGGCAAGACCGATCTCGGCAAACATCGCGCCGCATTTAGCTCCGCATTTTGGGCACTGTTCGCCACAGGTGTTATTCTGTCGAGTCTGGTCTGGACCAATGCCGGGAGTCTCGCGCATCATCTTTTGGGCAGTTCGGATTATAGTGCGATTTTCGAACTTATTGCCGCCGTTGTCCTTTTGGACGCGCTGTCAGAACCCCTTTTCACACTTTGTCGCGCTCGTCAGAGATCCTTTCACTATGCGATTGTGCGGGTGATTCAACACTCGCTACAACTCGGTCTTACCGCTTATTTTATCGCAATTCTCGGACAGGGGCCAATCGCAGTTTTTGAAGCCAATCTCATCAGTTCTCTCTTTGCACTTATTGTCATGTTTCCCATTGGCCTGCGGTTAATTCGTCCCACTTTTGATATGCGTGCGTTGCGCGAACTTCTGCGTTTTGGCCTGCCCTTTGTACCCTCAGCTTTTTCCTTTCTTATCATTAGTCTGTCTGATCGCTTTTTGATCCGATTTTTTTTGGATCTCGACGATCTGGGTATTTACGGTATTACCTATAAACTCGGTCTGCCCATCTTTTTTGTGGTTAAAGCGTTTCGCTCGGCCTGGGCACCTGCCGTGCTCGACGAAACCGAAGATGAAAATACAGAGGAAGATACGCGGCAGATGTGTGCGCGTGTCACTACGTATTTCACGCTGTTCGGCATTTTGGGCTGTCTGATTTTAGCCACTTTTGCACGCGAAATTATTGTTCTGATTGCCGGTGACAATGCGGAGACTTATCTCGAAGGCATACGGGTTGTGCCCCTGGTGGGGCTGGCATTTTTCTTTCACGGTCTTTATATCATTCTCACCGCGGGTGTATATGCCGAAGGTCGCGCGGGATCCCTGCCGTTTATTGTGGGAACGGGTGCGTGTGTGAATATCGCTATCAATATTTTTCTTTTGCCCAAAATTGGATTTATTGCCGCTGCTTATAGTACGCTTATCGCGCATGTTTTGATGGCGGTTTTGCTTTTTCTAATTGTGCGTCGGTTTTATCCGGTTCCCTACGAGTACGGACGTTTAGGGAAAATATGTGTTGCGGGGGCGGTGGTTTTTGTCGTTTTATCACCTCATCTCCACGATACGTCAATAGAGGGTGTTATTGCGCGTGTAATTTTTGTTGCGGGATATCCCCTCATTTTGTGGGGATGGCGTTTTTTTATGCCCTAACAAACCGTTGACTTTGGTCTGCAATTCTGTATATTGATTTTTGACAAGGGTCTGCGTGACTGGCGAATGAACGTGGAATTGACCACGGGGAAGCGCAGTGCTCTTTATCCGATAGCCGATCGCCTGGGCTTATGAAAATTTACACACAGCCCGGGCTATTTTTGTAT
It encodes the following:
- the maf gene encoding septum formation protein Maf, with product MKKLILASASPRRASLLRLLDIPFEIAPSNVNEALDTILSPAEHVREIAQRKTKAVVHRFDHALVLGADTVVVLEDAIFGKPNDAKHAEDMLARLSGKTHQVYTGLTLTDTETGLTLTEVATTYVTMRVLSSEDIARYVATGDSMDKAGAYGAQGRASAFIQSISGCFYNVVGLPLACFWSLYHRLVGQSLWTIIPENSDAIDI
- the priA gene encoding primosomal protein N', which gives rise to MAHPFAQIVPLGTSLDTFTYRIPDDLQNDLQTGYRVLVPFGERWVTGIVVGFCETCDLPSNRVKTIAQILDSHPLVTPSMLELCKWMAWYYLCSLSEVISAALPSGIHLDSGQHFALEKNFDDAISRLLSPRQREVVTVLGELGSASMRQLQKRLGKQGVQPAIYGLLRRGVLVAFQKMSAPKVKTKTQRAVALVPDDSRWFDLELPTLEKRAPRQAQCIRLLRSANRPLLTAQLSAEGISSGVLREMAKRNLICFINREVVRDPYADTDLPPPEDVTLTPHQARAIQAIGQSIDENAFQVHLLRGVTGSGKTLVYIRAVAHALASGKGAIVLVPEITLTPQTVRRFRAHFGDRVAVLHSALSPGERYDAWREVRRGKRAVVIGARSAIFAPVENLGLIIIDEEHDGSYKQDDPAPRYNARDVAVMRAHLQNLPIVLGSATPSLESHHNAQTGKFSTLILPERIDNRPLPTVTLVDMRHEGGSLFSRPLREKMRERIEKGERTILLQNRRGYAPAVQCADCGESFQCDHCQVTLTYHATRRLMLCHYCGYIEPSPSACPSCNSSNFHLLGVGTQRVEETLEAQFPGVRVLRMDVDTTRRKGAHDRILSRFSRGEADILLGTQMIAKGLDFPGVTLVGVISADTSIHLPDFRASERTFQLLTQVSGRAGRGEIPGEVVIQTYMPDGEAVQCAQCHDFEAFAQRELSARQSLGYPPFGRVVLLLFKGKDEHEVARAAGIIAQALREQTPPDVEILGPVQAPLARIQSTYRWQVLLKSDSHSHLNAAARNAAAQFAPNKRRSRGVTLAINVDPMSML
- a CDS encoding efflux RND transporter periplasmic adaptor subunit, which gives rise to MNRGKSLLLASAILLISTIVAYLMVWLRPEPEIRPLTSRAPFAVTASAVVGTGAIPVYGAGTVRPVAKIDVAAEINGKVVWVDPAFQSGGRVRKGQILFRIDDADYRNRVQQARANVAAQHVALLRANEEAQIARAEYAQFRRDQTDIAKANPLALWEPQLEAARASVARDSAVLADAELALARTKVRAPFRGVVQTESIDVGQFVVAGQSVGRLYATDAVEVVVPLSDANAALIPGLWRLEAGDGDRQVKARVIAEYGDGSYAWEGYVDRAEASLDEQTRTINVIVRVPNPFTSGTPVEGAGADPGPPLLVGKFAEVRIEGIIPDQYFILRRSALRPGNEVWAVRDDTLLTIVPVRVLQRSDDKVFVTGTLKASQAVVIGGIQIATEGMVVRIGGAP
- a CDS encoding D-tyrosyl-tRNA(Tyr) deacylase encodes the protein MRALIQRVCRATVRVEEQVVGQIDRGLLILLGISDTDGLSDMEYVAEKCVNLRIFEDDQGKMNRSLLDTGGQALVVSQFTLHADTRKGRRPSFNRAAPPDIANSIYEQFVQRLRTFGIYTETGVFGAYMQVEIHNTGPVTLMIDSEI